Genomic segment of Geminocystis herdmanii PCC 6308:
GAGCAATATTCTATAGCTTTACATAATGCCACTGGAATTAATAATATTGTTAATACTTTAGAAGAAAGTTTAAGCGTGATTGATACATCAAAATTATTTAGTATTGGTTTAATTTTAGATGCAGATATAGAGGAAAAACCGCAAAAAAGATTTCAAGATTTAATTCAAGAATTGTCAAAAAAAATAACTCTGATTAATTTTCCATCTTTACAACTTGGGGAAGTTAATATCAGTAATCCTCGATTTGGTATTTTTATTTTACCCGATAATCAAAATCAAGGTACTTTAGAATCTATTTTAATGGAATGTGCCAAAATTAATTATCCTGATTTACTAGAATCAGCAACAGAATATATTGAAGGATTTGATTCAAGTAAATTAACAGCAAAAGAATTAAAAGAATTTAATAAATTAGCGGGTAAGAATAAAGCCATTATATCCAGTATGAGTAGCATTTTAAAACCCGGAAAAGCAATCCAAGTTTCCCTACAAGATAATCAATGGATAAATCAAAACAGTCTTGAATTACCCAGTATAATTCTCCTGCAAAAATTTATTAATGATTTAATTGATTAAGAGTAAAAAGATAGATTATGATAGTTTTATGTAGAACACCCTCTGTATCATTGTCCAATCGTTTAACCATTCTCTTTTATTGTAATCTTCAGAAGCAATAAGGCAAAAATTAAGGTTTTCTTCAAAGTTATCCATAAAACTATTTATTCTACTTGTTCTTAATTCATTAATATAAGGACTAACACAAATAAAAATATTTATACCTGAGAATGTACTCTCTATTAAAGAAGTAAGATGACTAAGAGAAAATAATTCTACATCCAAAATATTAGAAAATATATGAAAAGTTGTATCAACTGATTTATCGATTATAAAATCTTCTTTATTAGTGGAATCTAAATCTTTATTTATAGTAATAATTTCAGCTAAATTAGTGAATTTTCGTAAATGTAAAGACGCTCTTGATAGAGCAACCGTTGAAGGTTCAACTAATGTAAATTTATTATTTTGAAAATCCAAATTTTTATTTTTTAAATAATCACAAAAAACCATACTTCCCATTCCTTGCCCACATCCCCAATCAACAACGTGATTAACTTTAGTTAGAATATTATCATCAATTTTACACAACGCATCTAATAATTTAGCTTTGTGCATAGCACTATATCCCACCATATAACGACACAGTTGTTGTTCATTTTCAAGAATGGCTACTCCTCGTTTTAGAGAATAGAAAGTTGCTTCAGAATTATCATCTCTCAAACTAAAGTCAAAAGATAATTTTCTTATTTCTTCAAAATTAGCCTCAATTTTTGATAGTGCTTTTGCATAATCAGTACCAGTCTCAATTAAAAATACTGGATGCTTATAATCTTGGTAAATTGGTGATACTTTTAAATCAAAATGTTCATCGAGAAGTGTTTGTACTTTTTTACTAAAAATATCATAATTATCAATACTATAATTAAGGATTTCTGCAAGAAGTGTACTTTTTAAAAATGAATAAGGTTGAGCATTAAAAATATACTCTTGAATAGTTTTTTTTATATTATAAACACCTTCACTATTAAATTCCCAAAAATGTTTAACAACTTGTAAATAATAATTGATTAAGGTTATAGTTGGCTTCTCTGAGTTATCTTCTTCAAATTCATCGGCATAAACAAGTTTTTTGATAATGTTTTCTAACCTGTTAGAATAGTCTTCTAGTATTTTAATATCAATGAAAAAAAGTGCCGCCGCTTCCGTTCGACTACTAACTTGATAATTCTTATTTTTTAAAGTTCCATAAACTAATCTAAACTGAGAAACTAAACCATAACGCTCACATACTTCTAACAATAAATTTAAAAAGTTTAGTATTAATAAATCATTAGTATCTAATTGATTAAAAAAACGATTATATTTTGCAATTATATTTTGCAAATCTCTTGTTTTTTTATGCAAAATGCTATATTTTTGATTCGCAAAATAATCATAGACTTCCTCATAGTTATCTTTTAAAAAAGTAGATAAGGAAGTTTTATCATTAATTAATATTAGTTTGTTAATCATAAATGAAATATGTCAATATTTATTACTTATTAAAATTAATTTTGGGATTATTTTCGGAAAATTCCTTTAATTGATTTATCGTATCAATAATATCAATTAACTGTTTAGAATCAAAGTCTTTTTTATTTATGTTTAAATGTTGTTTAGCTAAATTCTTTAATTCCTCATAAGTTAGTTTATAAAAATCAAAACTACTATCACTATTTTTTGATTCAACATTGTTAATAGTCTTATCAGTATTTGTATTTAATAATTCTTCTTTATTTAATTTATTTTTAGTATTTTCCTTTCTTATATTATCATCTTCTTTCATATAAGAATTATTTTTACAATGGATAATTTCATTATTTAATTCCTCAATTTTTTTCTCATAATCAGATTTGATTTGATTTTTTTGACGTTCTTTTTCTTCAATAAAATCATCTTTTAATTTATTATTGATTATATTAAAAAACCATTCTTTTAGTAAAGGCTCTAAAATATCAGTAATATTTTTCAATATAGCATTTTCATCTATGGCATCTTCTATTTTATTTTTTTTTAACGGAAAAAAATCTAATAATTCTAGGAGATAACCCTTAATTCTCGTATAAAGATTCTTAAATATTTTTTCTAAATCTTTTGTATAAATACTATTAGAGTATTCATCTGATAAAAATTCAGTTCTTTTTTGAGTATAAATTACTGTATCTAAAATTTTATAGTAATCATAACTATCATCTTGGGATTGATTTTCAAATTTAGGTAGCCATTCATCTAAGTAGGAAAATATAGCAACTTTTGATAATTGTTTTTTATTAAAAGTTCTTTGATAAGCACTTTCTATTAAATAGTAATCCATTTTTGAGTTAAGCTCAAACTTGACTTTTAAATTTGCATCAATGTCGTCAAATTTATACTCATTACGAAAACTTTTATAACCATTGTATAAACCAAAAACTAAAGCAATTTGTTCAATGTATTGAAATTTATTCTCTAAAATTTCTCGCAATAATGTTTCAGATGTATATGGTTTATCATTACTTCCATACTGAGCTAAAAAGCATAATAAATATAGTTCTCTATTATGCTCTACTAGGTTATCTAAGTTTTGAATTTTATTTTTTAGTCCACCAATTTCCAGATGAATTTGTTTTTCCTCAGCAACACGCTTTAATTCTTCTATTGATAATGGTTTGTGCTTTATTTCTTTTTGTATTAATTTCCAATCATCTCTTTCGGAATCGGTTAGTAAACCAGAATAATTAAAACCATCTTTTAATATTTTTTTTGCTTTTAATTTCTCAAAATCACTAGATATTTCTGAATTGATATTAGAAACAAAAGACAAAAAATCGGCAACATTGACTTCTTGACAAACAGAACGCATTAAAGAAATGCCACCTAGTAAATTATCAAATTTAGAGATATTGTTAGAATAATCTTCTGGTGCTATCTCTTGGTTTTGTGACTCAAAATTGATTTCACTAAAATTACTAGGTTCTTCAATCTGAAAAAGAAAGTCTGGGAGGAATGCAGTTCCTTTATTAATTTTATAGCTAATATTTTCTTGATTTTCTTTACTTGTGAACCAAATAGTTTTGATCCTAGAAATAGGCAAAGGTTTAGACAATAATTTAAGGTCTTTTTCTTCAGTTTCCACTAAGAAATTTTCATCTTCTGTATCGATAATTAACTCTAAACTACAGTCACAATCTTTGATCCATTTACACTGTGATATGAGGATGGCATTAAAATTTGATTGAATATCGTGTATACGGTTTTGATAACAATTAGCAGAACAAATCAAAGCACTTGAATAATAATGAGATAAATTCTCATAATTGAGAGGCAAATAATATGTTTTCATAGTCTTTTTATAATGTTATTGTTTCGTAAGTATTGGGGTGTAAACCATCGGGAACTGTATCACACAATAAAAATAGATTTCTTCTTGTTCTAGTCAAAGCGACATAGTAATCATTTTCGCTAACTACATACAAATTCTTAATATTATCCCTATATAGGTGAAATTTAGGTATTATTACAGTGTCAAATTCTAAACCTTTACAGGACTTGAATGTTGTAATGTGTATGTTTTCTATCGTTTCAATTTCGTCTCCGTCATGATAATAACGAGAATAATTAGCACCAATTTCCTTGAGAATTGACTCATAGTAGTCAACCTGTACCTGCAAAGGTACTAAAATTACCAGATTCTCCGTAGATGGGTTATCTTCAATTAATTCCTTTAAAACATTTTTCACTTTATCATCATTATCCGCTATTACTAATTTTGGTTTTTGTCCTCTTACTGCCAATTGTTCATTAATGACAAAATGAGGGAAAATGTTTTTTACAAATCTTAGAATTTCCCCTGAGTTTCTAAAATTTTCGTAAAGCTCATAAGTTTTATTATAGAATAACTCTTGAAGTTGAGATTCTGAACATCCATGGTTATATAGAGATTGTCTCTCATCCGCACCATACGACACCATTCTTGCATATTCTCTGATCGTTTGATATTTTTGCAGAGAAACGTCTTGTGCTTCGTCAACAATTATTTCATCATATTGTGATGGTTTCATTGTCCATTTATAGGTCCTAGCAATACTACTACTTGCATTGTCGTCTTCTCTTTCAGCAACATTTCCAAGATAATATTCTAAAGACTTTGTGTAGGTTAACAATAAACTTCGTCTTCCCCTACGTTGCCAATTTTCAATATGTCGCCACAAAGATACTACTGTTTTGCCTGTACCTGGTCCTCCTTTCAAATGAAATGGTTGGTCGGTAAAAACGGCAGCTTGCTGATCTGGAGTCAAGTCATCGATTTTTGGTAATCTAAATTGGTATGGCATAAATTAATTGTTCAATAATATATTTAACTATAAATAACTCTAAAGGTTAAATTGATTCTTGGTGTAACCGCCTTTTTTGTTTTAGGTATTTGATGTAACCAATATTTTTGAGTATCCCCAGCCATTAATAAAAAGCTCCCGTTAGTTAGCTCAATTGCATAACTCTCTGGATTATTCTTATCTTTAGACTTGAACATAAAACGCCGTGAACCTCCTAAACTTACAGAACCGATAATCGGTTTTTTTCCTAGTTCTGGTTCATCATCACTGTGCCAAGCTACACTATCATTACCATTTCTATATAAGTTCAACAATACACTATTAAATTTTACTGGAGAAAAGCACTCAATTTTATTTTTAATTAAGATTAAAGGTTTAATCCAATTGAGAGGTTGGAGGGTAATTCCTGAATAAACATAAGTCTTATCTGAATCCCCATACCATGCTGTTAACCGAGGAATAGGCATAGTTTTACCGTAGAGTTTGATTGTCTCCTGTTTCCAAGCTATTTTCTCCTGTAACTCCAGAAAAAGATTCTTACTTTGGTCATCGGTAAAAAATTTACGATAAAGAGTGATCTCACTATTTTTCAGAGGAATTCTTTCTCCCTTAACTTTTGATGAGTTAGAAGGATAAATCTTTGTTTGATAGTTATTGGAAAAGATACTTAACTGCTTGGACATAAATAATTTATAAATTCTGTTAAAATTTACCTAGTTTTGAAAAACTCAGTATATAGCAATTCTCGTTTTGGTGAGGTACAAAAATTGTCTTTGAAAGGCAAGAGGCAATAGGCAATAGGCAAAAAAAATGTACCTCATAATTTTAAAAAACGCTATATATTCATCACTGCTTATCATTTAATTTATCATTAATTGCTCTGAAATTTACCTTAAAAGCCTCATTTTTTCGTTTTAAATTGGACATCTCGTTACTTGTGTTGAATTCTCTTTTTTCGTTAAAATTAAAATCAAAAACCTTTATTTTCTTGAAAAAAAAAATTAATTATGATTATAAGTGTAAGTCGTCGCACCGATATACCAGCTTTTTATGCTAAATGGTTTATAAATCGTATTCTTAGTGGTTATTGTACGGTTCCGAATCCTTTTAACCAAAAGCAGATTTCTCATATTTCTTTAAAGCCCGAAGATGTAAATATTCTTGTTTTTTGGACGAGAAATCCGAAGCCATTATTCCCTTATTTAGAGGAATTAAATCAACGAGGTTATAATTATTATTTTCATTTTACAATCACGAATAATCCTGTTTTCTTGGAGACGAATAACCCTCCTCTGGAAACTGCCATTAAAGTCTTTCAAGAATTAGCTGATTTTATCGGTTATGATAAAGTAATTTGGCGTTACGATCCTATTGTTTTAAGTAATTTAACTGATGTTGAGTTTCATTTGAATAATTATGAATATATTGCTAAAAAGTTGTCCAATTATACTCAGAGATGTGTGATTAGTATTTTAGATAGCTATTCTAAAAGTAATAAACGACTTAAGCTACTAGAAAAAGAACATGGTTTTCACTTATTTACATTAGAAAATAATAAAGATAAGTTTGATAAATTATTGGTAAATATTGGAAAAATTGCGAAAGACAAAAAACTTGAAATATTTAGTTGTGCAGAAGAAATTGATTTAGAAAGCTATGGAATAAAACATGGAAAATGTATAGATGATGAATATATTGAAAAAGTGTTTTATAAAGACGTTATTCATAAAAAAGATCCTTCACAAAGAGAAGCCTGTGGATGTGTAGTTAGTAGAGATATAGGTATGTACGATACTTGTTTATTTGGTTGCCAATATTGTTATGCAACGACAAACTTCGATAAATCAAAGGAAAATAATAAACTTCATAATCCTGAATCATCCTCTCTAATTGAATATTATCAAGAGCCTAAAAACGACAACTTAAATCAGTTAACACTGTTTTGAATACTAGGTTATATTGATAGCCTAATATACTTATCAATTTATCATTAAATTTTCAACAATAAAACTATCTTCTAATCTTATCTCGATCGAAATTTTTGTATTTCCTGAAACCTTAAATCTTTTCAACTGAATAATATTATCTTGCTGTCTTGAGATAACAGATTCTTGAACTAAATTACCATCTTCATCAAATAACATTAACTCTAAATTTGTTGGTAAAAAGGAATTTTCAGTTAAAGAATGTAACTGAATAACTACCGCTAATTTTTGTTCTTCTACTTCCTCACAACTAATAACTAAAGCTATCTGATTATTTCCAATATTAATTATTTTACAGGCTTTTATTTCTTTACTTTTAATCATATCCTGTTGACTGCGTAAAGTAGGAGCAAAACTTAAATTTTTTTCCTGAAATAAAGACTCTAAAGATTGCCACCCATCGTTAAAAATTCCCCCTAGCCATTGAGAAGTATTAATCCAAATTTGACTTAAAGTTTCGTTTTCTTCCTCATCATCACCCCATGTTTCTAGCCAATCACTTTCTACATCTTCAATATATAAATCAACAAAATTAACCCCGTATTGAAGCCAATTATCTTGCATTTGACGGGCTTTTAACAAGGCTTGATTGAAACTATCTAAAGGGTTTTCAGTTGTTGTCGTCATATTAATTAGAAAAAAATTGTACAAATGTCAGATGATATTTTTAATTTAAGCTATTTTTAAGTATTTGCCATCGCTGAGATTATTACTATTATAAAGTGCTAGATTAACGATTCGATCGAGGTAATGTTTATCCGCAGGATTATAATTAGAAAATAAACCTCTATTAATTTCCCAAAATTCTAAAGTTTCCTGCCATTTTTTATACTTATCACTTACATATTTATCATCAACAGTGGTTAATTGAACACATAAAGATTGATTTTGAGAATGACTAACAATTATATCTGTTGCCATAGAAAAATCAGCGATATATCTTTGAAAAATAACCCCGCCTTTTTGATTAATTTTTTGACTTAATACTTGAATTAAAATTTCATCATTTGCTTCATATTCTCCAGCCATTAATTTTTTTTTCCAGATATAAAGTTTAGCATCTTTACTCCTTAACCATTGAGGGAAAAGAATCGAATACCAATATCTTTCTGTTGCCTTCATTTGCTCGTAAGCCTGTTTTTGTGCTTCTGAAGAAGACAATTTTTTTAATTCTAACCATACATAACTATCTTGTATTAACTGAATTAAAAAGGCACTAACAAATTTTTTAGAAGTTAATAAACCATTTTTTTTATCTTTTATCCAAAGATTTATTTCTTGTAATTTATTAGTTAAATCAGGACATATTTTTTGAGCTTCACAAGTCAGTAAATCCAAATGTTGTTTAACTTCTTTTCCTTGCAAAATAAAAACTCTCCCTTTGATTTATAAAATAAAACTTTCTTGCAAACTAACCTCATTCAAACTAATTTCTAAAGAAAACTTAACACCACGAGGCGCTGTAAAACGTTTTAATTGAATACAATTATCATAATCCCTTGAGATGACCGTATCTTGAATTAAATTATTATCCTCATCCAAAGCACTTAACTTCAGAT
This window contains:
- a CDS encoding DUF3226 domain-containing protein; protein product: MKYCYIVTEGIHDIEFLTKLIKELFSLSRIKKRSLVNPFWDELIPKTFPINDDLLKRIPVPSFIQNEQYSIALHNATGINNIVNTLEESLSVIDTSKLFSIGLILDADIEEKPQKRFQDLIQELSKKITLINFPSLQLGEVNISNPRFGIFILPDNQNQGTLESILMECAKINYPDLLESATEYIEGFDSSKLTAKELKEFNKLAGKNKAIISSMSSILKPGKAIQVSLQDNQWINQNSLELPSIILLQKFINDLID
- a CDS encoding DNA/RNA helicase domain-containing protein; translated protein: MTPDQQAAVFTDQPFHLKGGPGTGKTVVSLWRHIENWQRRGRRSLLLTYTKSLEYYLGNVAEREDDNASSSIARTYKWTMKPSQYDEIIVDEAQDVSLQKYQTIREYARMVSYGADERQSLYNHGCSESQLQELFYNKTYELYENFRNSGEILRFVKNIFPHFVINEQLAVRGQKPKLVIADNDDKVKNVLKELIEDNPSTENLVILVPLQVQVDYYESILKEIGANYSRYYHDGDEIETIENIHITTFKSCKGLEFDTVIIPKFHLYRDNIKNLYVVSENDYYVALTRTRRNLFLLCDTVPDGLHPNTYETITL
- a CDS encoding alpha-ketoglutarate-dependent dioxygenase AlkB family protein, whose product is MSKQLSIFSNNYQTKIYPSNSSKVKGERIPLKNSEITLYRKFFTDDQSKNLFLELQEKIAWKQETIKLYGKTMPIPRLTAWYGDSDKTYVYSGITLQPLNWIKPLILIKNKIECFSPVKFNSVLLNLYRNGNDSVAWHSDDEPELGKKPIIGSVSLGGSRRFMFKSKDKNNPESYAIELTNGSFLLMAGDTQKYWLHQIPKTKKAVTPRINLTFRVIYS
- a CDS encoding DUF1848 domain-containing protein, whose protein sequence is MIISVSRRTDIPAFYAKWFINRILSGYCTVPNPFNQKQISHISLKPEDVNILVFWTRNPKPLFPYLEELNQRGYNYYFHFTITNNPVFLETNNPPLETAIKVFQELADFIGYDKVIWRYDPIVLSNLTDVEFHLNNYEYIAKKLSNYTQRCVISILDSYSKSNKRLKLLEKEHGFHLFTLENNKDKFDKLLVNIGKIAKDKKLEIFSCAEEIDLESYGIKHGKCIDDEYIEKVFYKDVIHKKDPSQREACGCVVSRDIGMYDTCLFGCQYCYATTNFDKSKENNKLHNPESSSLIEYYQEPKNDNLNQLTLF
- a CDS encoding DUF1822 family protein, with protein sequence MTTTTENPLDSFNQALLKARQMQDNWLQYGVNFVDLYIEDVESDWLETWGDDEEENETLSQIWINTSQWLGGIFNDGWQSLESLFQEKNLSFAPTLRSQQDMIKSKEIKACKIINIGNNQIALVISCEEVEEQKLAVVIQLHSLTENSFLPTNLELMLFDEDGNLVQESVISRQQDNIIQLKRFKVSGNTKISIEIRLEDSFIVENLMIN